In one window of Pueribacillus theae DNA:
- a CDS encoding cupin domain-containing protein, whose translation MGVKLFKKKKYSFEILDGTIGDGKAEITRFVTDEISPTLGGGIVKMEKCKFPWTVRYDEILYITEGEVIIEANGEKMFGKEGDSFFIEKETSIVYEATSRGAFMFSLYPANWNKN comes from the coding sequence ATGGGTGTTAAATTATTTAAAAAAAAGAAATATTCCTTCGAAATATTAGATGGAACGATAGGGGATGGAAAGGCGGAAATCACTCGTTTTGTTACAGACGAAATTTCTCCTACTCTAGGCGGTGGTATTGTAAAAATGGAGAAATGTAAATTTCCATGGACAGTGCGTTATGATGAGATTTTGTATATAACAGAAGGTGAAGTAATCATAGAAGCAAATGGAGAAAAAATGTTTGGAAAAGAAGGAGATTCATTTTTTATAGAAAAGGAAACATCTATCGTTTATGAGGCTACATCACGAGGTGCTTTTATGTTTTCGTTGTACCCAGCTAATTGGAACAAAAATTAG